In Lacerta agilis isolate rLacAgi1 chromosome 8, rLacAgi1.pri, whole genome shotgun sequence, one genomic interval encodes:
- the FAM98C gene encoding protein FAM98C translates to MEGDAARGCLSMDGFARVAEAGVSSPEFTSLCSWLVSELRSLCPLEEDVNPTRGPEDAETFQIEVSGLLGELHCPYSSLTAGDVTARLSTPDRCLQLLYFLSSELLAARLQARKTPRSPPEKEDRAGEAVNELQLICQALGMTDLDPGCPVHQAMADIEAKISEALSSLPPEHQQMAPLLKATLTSKEWGALEGIRDVLCTEYRCRRRMMATRLDVTVASFHWSERAKDRSGAMSEAFKPLRQSLLEESQVTFPHLLAAREDFSRIVKTSSGASRDKTSCAVNKVLMAGDVPDRGGRPNEIEPPMPAWEKRREGGRGGGQQRWGKRSKKKKK, encoded by the exons ATGGAAGGAGACGCGGCCCGGGG GTGCCTGTCGATGGATGGCTTTGCTCGGGTAGCTGAAGCCGGCGTCTCCAGCCCCGAGTTCACATCTCTTTGCTCTTGGCTAGTTTCCGAGCTCCGCAGCCTTTGCCCGCTCGAAGAGGACGTGAATCCCACTCGTG GTCCTGAGGATGCCGAGACCTTCCAGATCGAAGTGAGCGGCCtccttggagagctgcattgtCCCTACTCCTCATTGACTGCGGGGGACGTAACAGCCAGGCTTAGCACGCCGGATAGGTGCCTTCAGCTCCTGT ATTTTTTGAGCTCGGAGCTCCTTGCCGCCCGGCTGCAGGCTCGGAAGACGCCCCGTTCGCCACCGGAAAAAGAAGACCGAGCCGGCGAAGCGGTGAACGAGCTCCAACTCATCTGCCAAGCCCTGGGAATGACGGACCTCGATCCAGGCTGCCCAGTCCATCAGGCCATGGCTGACATAGAAGCCAAG ATTTCGGAGGCGCTTTCTTCACTACCCCCTGAGCACCAGCAGATGGCGCCGCTCCTAAAGGCCACGCTGACCTCCAAGGAATGG GGGGCGCTGGAGGGCATCCGGGACGTTCTGTGCACAGAGTATCGGTGCCGCCGACGCATGATGGCTACTCGTCTCGACGTCACCGTCGCGTCCTTCCATTGGTCCGAGAGGGCAAAG GACCGCAGCGGAGCTATGTCAGAGGCCTTCAAACCCTTGCGGCAGTCTTTGCTGGAGGAGTCTCAGGTCACCTTTCCCCACCTGCTGGCAGCGCGGGAGGACTTCTCCCGCATTGTGAAGACCAGCAGCGGGGCTTCACGGGACAAGACAAGCTGTGCCGTCAACAAG gTGCTGATGGCTGGGGACGTCCCGGACCGCGGTGGGCGGCCGAATGAGATTGAACCCCCTATGCCCGCGTGGGAGAAGAGgcgagaaggaggaagagggggcggccAACAGCGATGGGGCAAGcggagcaagaagaagaagaaatag
- the RASGRP4 gene encoding RAS guanyl-releasing protein 4 → MIRRESRRKSRADAPNITEGGTLPGAGRISRRKSRRRMTCPNPREINQALASITLGDLNRSCTLDELIEKCLRSFDLDGNLCTSDFMVNMTLTAHSWVVSSAELARLLLASYQEASQKKQQERQLRICHFIRYWLLNYPEAFHLDPHLEEAIAEILEVVRKEGQGEHSHLLNTSGTMTRTWTRSLSCQSSPGCGKKRKVSLLFDHLDAGELANHLSYLEFKAFCRLSYLDFQNYVLRGSVRGSPALERAIALCNSISQWVQVMVLNRPTPQQRAEVFTKFIRVTLKLRQLQNFSTLMAIVGGLCHSAIARLRDTHVLLPSEITKTLSEMTELLSSCGNYRTYRRIYADCDGFKIPIVGIHLKDLVTLHEAMPNHVDGGRLNLSKLQSLYEPARELRLLQQASPPLEANKDLVHLLTLSLDLYYTDEEIYALSYAREPRGPKSLPPTQFKPPVVVEWAPGVTPKPDRITVKRHVQQMIETVFKNYDPEQRGYISEEDFEIISTSFPFSFYGLEREREGAWSREELSEYLMRACAIFSKLGLGFLHNFQEATFKKPHFCDSCNGFLWGVSKQGYRCRDCGMICHKQCKDQVEVECQRRFHSCNSESTLSRTATPAITYHRSSGSEEEAFLFPPRREHSKSPNLALSSPAGRRQMKHASTQTDADSPQEPRGHSKSLKQLLEELKEVEKERDRLLLVNQSLQSCNSQLEAENSWLLKADSSSLPPFSCWKALAAYNSHLPPKPN, encoded by the exons ATGATCCGGCGAGAGAGCAGGAG GAAATCCCGAGCCGATGCCCCCAACATCACAGAAGGCGGCACCCTCCCAGGTGCCGGCAGGATTTCCCGACGGAAGAGTCGGCGGCGGATGACCTGTCCTAACCCTCGGGAGATCAATCAGGCCTTGGCCTCCATCACCTTGGGAGATCTGAACCGATCCTGTACCCTGGATGAGCTGATCGAAAAATGCCTTCGCTCCTTTG ATTTGGATGGAAACCTCTGCACCAGCGACTTCATGGTAAACATGACACTGACGGCTCACAGCTGGGTGGTGTCGTCTGCAGAGctggcccgcctgctcctcgCCTC ATACCAAGAAGCATCTCAGAAGAAACAGCAAGAGCGCCAGCTAAGGATCTGCCACTTCATCCG GTACTGGCTCCTCAACTACCCCgaggcctttcacctggacccaCACCTGGAGGAGGCTATTGCGGAGATCTTGGAGGTGGTGAGGAAAGAGGGCCAGGGGGAACACAGTCACCTGCTGAACACCTCCGGCAC GATGACCCGGACGTGGACCCGATCCCTCAGCTGCCAAAGCAGCCCCGGCTGCGGCAAGAAGAGGAAAGTGTCCCTGCTTTTCGATCACCTCGACGCAGGGGAGTTGGCCAACCACCTCAGTTACCTGGAGTTCAAGGCATTTTGCCGCCTCTCG TACTTGGATTTCCAGAATTACGTGCTGCGGGGGTCTGTGCGGGGCAGTCCAGCCCTGGAGCGCGCCATAGCCTTGTGCAACAGCATCTCCCAGTGGGTGCAGGTCATGGTCCTCAACCGACCCACGCCCCAGCAGCGGGCGGAAGTATTCACCAAATTCATTCGTGTGACTCTG AAGTTAAGACAACTGCAGAACTTCAGCACCCTCATGGCCATTGTGGGGGGGCTCTGCCACAGCGCCATTGCCCGCCTCAGGGACACCCACGTGCTCTTGCCTTCTGAGATCACTAAG ACGCTGTCCGAGATGACGGAGTTGCTCTCCTCGTGTGGCAACTACAGAACGTACCGGCGGATTTATGCCGATTGCGATGGCTTCAAGATCCCCATCGTCGGCATCCACCTCAAGGACCTGGTGACTTTGCACGAGGCCATGCCCAACCACGTGGATGGCGGGCGGCTCAACTTAAGCAAGCTGCAGAGTTTGTACGAGCCGGCGAGGGAACTCCGGCTTCTGCAACAAGCCAGCCCTCCGCTCGAAGCCAACAAAGATCTGGTGCACCTACTCACG ctctCCCTGGACCTCTACTACACGGATGAGGAGATCTACGCTCTCTCGTACGCCCGTGAGCCAAGAGGCCCCAAATCACTG CCTCCTACACAGTTCAAGCCCCCCGTGGTCGTGGAGTGGGCACCGGGGGTGACTCCCAAGCCTGACCGGATCACCGTCAAGAGGCACGTCCAGCAAATGATTGag ACTGTGTTCAAGAATTACGATCCTGAGCAACGGGGTTACATCTCTGAGGAGGATTTCGAGATCATCTCCACGagtttccccttctccttctatGGGCTGGAAAGAGAGCG GGAAGGCGCCTGGAGCAGGGAAGAGCTGTCCGAGTATTTAATGAGGGCCTGTGCCATCTTCTCCAAACTGGGCCTCGGGTTCCTGCACAACTTCCAAGAGGCCACCTTTAAGAAGCCACATTTTTGTGACAGCTGCAATGGCTTT CTCTGGGGAGTCTCCAAGCAAGGATACAGATGTCGGG ACTGTGGGATGATCTGTCACAAGCAGTGCAAGGACCAAGTGGAGGTGGAGTGCCAGCGGCGCTTCCATTCCTGCAACTCTGAGAGCACCCTGTCTCGGACTGCCACGCCGGCCATCACCTATCACCGTAGCTCTG GCTCGGAGGAGGAAGCTTTCCTCTTTCCACCGAGACGAGAGCACAGCAAAAGCCCCAACCTGGCGCTGTCGAGCCCAGCGGGCAGGCGGCAGATGAAGCACGCCAGCACCCAGACAGACGCGGACAGTCCACAGGAGCCACGGGGACACAGCAAGAGCCTAAAGCAACTTTTGGAAGAGCTGAAGGAGGTGGAAAAG GAACGGGACAGGCTGCTGCTGGTCAACCAGAGCCTTCAGAGCTGCAACTCGCAGCTGGAGGCTGAGAACAGCTGGCTGCTGAAGGCAGATTCATCGAGCCTGCCACCCTTCTCCTGCTGGAAGGCCTTGGCCGCCTACAACTCGCACCTGCCTCCCAAGCCCAACTGA